A window of Pyrobaculum aerophilum str. IM2 contains these coding sequences:
- the tsaA gene encoding tRNA (N6-threonylcarbamoyladenosine(37)-N6)-methyltransferase TrmO, with product MSCPICLKPIGVVEVGMPRFGKVDKYSVVSVIRIYDEYVEGLTGLEEYSHAFILWYFHESRGAKLKLRPWGREEMPEVGIFATRFPQRPNPLALTIVKIVEVDPPRLRVMGLDAWSGSPVLDIKPYDHLDVVNEFKTPDWFEDFFRYARGSLPSWLGPTSRRREEGV from the coding sequence ATGTCGTGTCCTATTTGCCTAAAGCCCATAGGCGTAGTGGAGGTGGGCATGCCGAGATTTGGGAAGGTGGATAAATACAGCGTAGTCTCTGTCATAAGGATATATGACGAATACGTCGAGGGGCTTACGGGGCTTGAGGAGTACAGCCACGCCTTCATCCTCTGGTATTTTCACGAGAGCAGAGGGGCGAAGCTCAAGCTGAGGCCGTGGGGCCGTGAGGAGATGCCGGAGGTGGGGATTTTCGCCACGAGATTTCCGCAGAGGCCAAACCCCCTCGCCTTGACAATTGTGAAAATAGTGGAGGTGGACCCGCCTCGGTTGCGGGTAATGGGCCTCGACGCGTGGAGCGGTAGCCCGGTTCTAGACATAAAGCCCTACGACCACTTAGACGTGGTTAATGAATTCAAAACGCCGGACTGGTTTGAGGATTTCTTCAGGTACGCGCGAGGCTCGTTGCCAAGCTGGCTGGGACCCACAAGCCGCCGCAGAGAGGAGGGGGTGTGA
- a CDS encoding winged helix-turn-helix domain-containing protein — protein sequence MKKQKKFYPDLYVIAKILLSLADGRSKREAALLSGVNYNRFLQYVEYLRERGLVAGEEELRLTPKGAEAAARLAELIKELTGEEPMDVKRK from the coding sequence ATGAAAAAGCAAAAGAAATTTTATCCTGACCTTTACGTCATAGCAAAAATTCTACTCTCACTTGCCGATGGGCGAAGTAAGAGGGAGGCGGCTTTGTTATCCGGCGTGAATTACAACCGTTTTCTTCAATACGTGGAGTATCTAAGAGAAAGGGGTCTTGTGGCAGGCGAGGAGGAGTTGAGACTAACGCCAAAAGGCGCGGAGGCCGCGGCGAGGCTAGCCGAGCTTATAAAAGAGCTGACCGGAGAGGAGCCGATGGACGTCAAGAGAAAATAA